The Desulfomonilaceae bacterium genome contains a region encoding:
- a CDS encoding RNA methyltransferase — protein sequence MKPSRRVQRGFRIHPDWASVLSNIRIVLVGTTHPGNIGGVARVMKNMGLNNLKLVSSTECGPETEAFSLASGAYDIVSSAQTFDCLADALASSVMAVATSARLGGKRTSAKTPSEMTPKFMAKAHDGEVSIVFGRESRGLTNEEIKLCDQHMIIPSDADFASMNLAQAVAVVCYEIFKIACQPVGFQALSFHPASIESREKMFDHVEQALLRAGFLARTNPLRMMRDVRRILNCANLDERDVRIVRGVFRKFDNAIRLARSVKLIEAKQE from the coding sequence ATGAAGCCTTCCAGAAGAGTGCAAAGAGGTTTCAGGATACATCCGGATTGGGCCTCTGTTTTGTCAAACATTCGGATTGTGCTTGTTGGAACAACTCACCCAGGGAACATAGGTGGGGTAGCTCGTGTCATGAAAAATATGGGATTGAATAATCTTAAGCTCGTTTCTTCAACCGAATGCGGACCCGAGACTGAAGCGTTTTCTCTGGCTTCCGGCGCTTATGATATTGTTTCCTCAGCTCAAACTTTCGATTGTCTGGCTGACGCTCTCGCTTCATCCGTGATGGCGGTCGCCACATCGGCTAGGCTAGGGGGAAAAAGGACTTCGGCCAAGACACCATCTGAGATGACTCCTAAATTCATGGCAAAGGCCCACGACGGAGAAGTATCCATAGTCTTTGGTCGAGAATCCCGAGGTCTTACCAATGAGGAAATTAAGTTGTGTGATCAACACATGATAATTCCCTCTGACGCGGATTTCGCTTCGATGAACTTGGCGCAGGCTGTGGCGGTGGTTTGTTATGAAATCTTTAAAATAGCTTGCCAACCGGTAGGATTTCAGGCTCTGTCGTTTCATCCCGCTTCTATAGAATCACGCGAAAAGATGTTTGATCACGTCGAGCAGGCTCTTCTTCGAGCCGGTTTTCTGGCTCGAACAAATCCCCTAAGAATGATGCGGGACGTCCGACGGATTTTAAACTGCGCCAATCTTGACGAACGAGACGTCCGAATCGTTAGAGGAGTTTTTCGTAAATTCGATAACGCTATCCGTTTGGCCAGGAGCGTCAAACTTATCGAAGCGAAGCAAGAATGA
- a CDS encoding DUF6529 family protein, whose product MAESIVLTGAITLVVIGAVNTLVILEVLGRKGGRNSLRSLHRWLGLCFVVLFTGLFIYMVPRIAFFENVPVNFLVHGFTAIVVFSLLIVKLIVVRRYKLYMSSLPSIGLYLMIGTILIAMSSAGVALFKRISG is encoded by the coding sequence ATGGCTGAGTCAATAGTTCTTACGGGCGCAATCACTTTAGTTGTTATAGGGGCAGTCAACACCCTTGTGATTCTTGAAGTGTTAGGCCGCAAGGGAGGGCGAAATAGTCTTAGGTCATTGCACCGATGGCTGGGACTCTGTTTCGTGGTTCTTTTTACTGGTCTATTCATATACATGGTTCCTAGAATCGCATTCTTTGAAAATGTTCCAGTGAATTTTTTGGTCCATGGATTTACGGCAATAGTTGTTTTTTCTCTTTTGATTGTGAAACTCATTGTCGTCAGGCGTTACAAATTATACATGAGCAGCCTGCCCTCTATAGGATTGTATTTGATGATCGGGACCATTCTGATTGCCATGAGTTCCGCTGGAGTGGCTCTGTTCAAGCGTATTTCAGGATGA
- a CDS encoding methyltransferase — MITKFDPQRIDAICSGFQKARILLSAAELDLFSNFREGTKKSVHDLCEIHGWNPRGLEILMDSLVAMGFLTKDGSSYSVDQQLSEWLDSDSDKSILPLIRHRVRMWNSWSNLTAIVRGDFDFESYFKAARSREDIEAFIGAMEVVGRDRALAIAKDINLGNRTSLLDVGAGSGIYSRALLELNPELRATLFDLPLVVEITTEKISDGKWADRINFVKGDFKTDPLPAGYDIVLLSAIIHMNGREGNQRLFSKAHACLDPNGLIIIRDHVMEESRVAPEDGAIFAVNMLVATGEGSTYTFKEISEDLALSGFHDIQVLRGGSHMDQVVTALK; from the coding sequence ATGATCACGAAATTTGACCCTCAGCGCATTGACGCTATCTGCTCCGGGTTCCAGAAGGCGCGTATACTGCTGTCGGCCGCTGAACTGGATCTGTTTTCCAATTTTCGTGAAGGGACGAAGAAATCAGTTCATGATCTATGCGAAATTCACGGTTGGAATCCAAGGGGGCTTGAAATTCTAATGGATTCTCTTGTCGCCATGGGGTTCCTGACCAAGGACGGCTCATCATATTCGGTTGATCAACAACTATCAGAATGGCTCGATTCGGACTCGGACAAGTCAATATTGCCCCTGATTAGACATCGGGTACGCATGTGGAATAGTTGGTCCAACCTGACAGCCATTGTTCGTGGAGATTTTGATTTTGAATCTTATTTCAAGGCAGCTAGATCAAGGGAAGATATCGAAGCTTTTATTGGAGCCATGGAGGTAGTTGGACGTGATAGGGCTTTGGCAATCGCCAAAGATATAAATCTAGGAAATAGAACCAGTTTGCTGGATGTCGGCGCAGGCTCTGGGATTTACTCCAGAGCCCTTTTAGAATTGAACCCTGAGCTTCGAGCCACTCTATTTGATCTTCCTCTGGTCGTTGAAATCACCACCGAAAAAATTTCCGACGGCAAATGGGCCGATCGAATCAATTTTGTAAAGGGTGATTTTAAAACTGATCCGTTGCCCGCTGGTTATGACATTGTGTTGCTCTCCGCAATCATTCACATGAACGGGCGTGAAGGCAACCAGCGACTATTTTCAAAAGCCCACGCATGTCTGGATCCAAATGGTCTGATCATCATTAGAGACCATGTCATGGAGGAATCGCGAGTTGCTCCTGAAGATGGCGCTATCTTTGCCGTGAATATGCTTGTAGCAACTGGGGAAGGATCTACCTACACATTCAAGGAGATTAGTGAGGACCTCGCTCTAAGTGGATTTCACGACATCCAGGTCCTCCGTGGAGGGTCGCACATGGATCAGGTTGTCACAGCCCTTAAATAA
- a CDS encoding enoyl-CoA hydratase-related protein produces MEYRLIRVEKLFEESVIKIVLNSPKANVLEAAMLGEILAVIKDLGSSKNFKLIVFEGEGKHFSFGASVPEHTKDKAAMMLKSFHELFYGLADLGIPTMAVVKGQCLGGGMELALFCNFIVADSTAFFGQPEIVLGVFPPPASVMLPLKIGQTFADEIALTGRSVDAREAAKIGLVNLLCEDGQDAWEASCKWIEKYILPKSASSLRIANFAVRTQFFRAIREDLPRMEGLYLKNLMESCDANEGIQAFLEKRKPNWKND; encoded by the coding sequence ATGGAATACCGTTTGATTAGGGTTGAGAAACTTTTTGAAGAGTCAGTCATTAAAATCGTGCTGAACTCACCAAAAGCCAATGTCCTGGAAGCAGCCATGCTGGGCGAAATATTGGCCGTGATCAAGGATCTGGGCTCCAGCAAGAATTTTAAGCTCATAGTTTTTGAAGGCGAGGGGAAGCATTTTTCTTTTGGCGCCAGTGTTCCAGAGCACACGAAAGACAAGGCGGCCATGATGCTCAAGTCTTTCCATGAGTTGTTCTATGGACTCGCTGACTTGGGGATCCCCACCATGGCCGTTGTGAAAGGCCAGTGTCTGGGAGGCGGAATGGAATTGGCCCTGTTCTGTAATTTCATCGTCGCCGATTCGACGGCATTTTTTGGCCAGCCAGAGATTGTGCTGGGTGTATTTCCTCCACCAGCTTCCGTAATGCTGCCTTTGAAAATAGGGCAAACATTCGCCGATGAAATAGCTCTCACCGGAAGGTCTGTAGACGCAAGAGAGGCCGCCAAGATAGGACTTGTGAATCTTTTGTGTGAAGATGGTCAAGACGCATGGGAAGCCTCGTGCAAATGGATCGAAAAGTATATTCTCCCCAAGAGCGCATCCAGCCTGAGAATCGCCAATTTTGCGGTCAGAACCCAATTTTTTAGGGCTATTCGCGAAGACCTACCTCGAATGGAAGGTCTCTATCTAAAGAACCTGATGGAAAGCTGCGACGCGAACGAGGGAATCCAGGCCTTTTTGGAAAAGAGAAAACCAAACTGGAAAAACGACTAG
- the oah gene encoding 6-oxocyclohex-1-ene-1-carbonyl-CoA hydratase — MTLEWLPRDNGPKNHVLIGAEHWGTDAPCTVYERKPLTNPKGEEIPGLYVAWIRLNNPNQYNSYTTEMVKGVIAGFTAASQDRSVVAVVFTGTGDRAFCTGGNTKEYAEYYSMRPHEYGEYMDLFNGMVDSILDCKKPVICRVNGMRVAGGQEIGMACDLAISSDLAIFGQAGARHGSSPDGGSTDFLPWFLSMEDAMWNCVSCEMWSAYKMKAKNLISKAIPVLKQGDKFIRNPLIVTDTYIKDGEIAYGEFKTGDDAKAAKELMKELPIDFTLLDKEVNRIIWTFANLFPGCLIKAVDGIRAKKKFFWDQSKLPNRHWLMANMNYEAYLGFNAFNTKKITGTDVIDFIKWRQLIAEGAPAIAETFAEVLGKPKA; from the coding sequence ATGACTTTGGAATGGTTGCCTCGCGATAACGGACCTAAGAATCACGTTCTTATCGGCGCTGAGCATTGGGGCACAGACGCTCCCTGTACCGTATATGAAAGAAAACCTCTGACCAACCCCAAAGGAGAGGAAATCCCGGGTCTATATGTAGCCTGGATCCGACTCAACAATCCCAATCAGTATAACTCCTACACCACTGAGATGGTGAAGGGCGTCATCGCTGGATTTACCGCTGCGAGTCAAGATAGATCAGTAGTCGCGGTGGTGTTCACCGGAACAGGTGATAGGGCGTTCTGTACGGGTGGTAACACAAAAGAATACGCCGAATATTATAGCATGAGACCCCACGAATACGGCGAATACATGGATCTGTTCAACGGAATGGTGGATTCCATCCTTGATTGTAAGAAACCGGTTATTTGCCGCGTAAATGGGATGAGAGTCGCCGGTGGCCAGGAAATAGGAATGGCCTGCGATTTGGCCATTTCCAGCGATCTCGCAATATTCGGTCAGGCCGGAGCTAGACATGGTTCAAGCCCAGACGGTGGATCCACGGATTTCCTCCCATGGTTCCTTTCCATGGAAGACGCTATGTGGAACTGTGTAAGCTGCGAAATGTGGAGCGCTTACAAAATGAAGGCTAAGAACCTCATCTCCAAAGCAATTCCTGTGCTCAAACAGGGCGATAAATTCATTAGAAATCCTTTGATAGTAACTGACACATATATAAAGGACGGAGAGATCGCTTACGGTGAATTCAAGACCGGGGATGACGCCAAGGCGGCAAAGGAACTGATGAAGGAGCTTCCAATTGACTTCACCCTGCTGGACAAGGAAGTCAACAGGATTATCTGGACATTCGCCAATCTGTTCCCAGGATGTTTGATCAAGGCGGTCGACGGGATCAGAGCCAAGAAAAAATTCTTCTGGGATCAGTCTAAACTCCCCAACAGACATTGGCTTATGGCCAACATGAATTACGAGGCGTACCTAGGGTTCAACGCTTTTAATACCAAAAAAATTACTGGAACAGACGTAATTGACTTCATTAAATGGAGGCAATTGATTGCTGAAGGGGCCCCTGCTATAGCTGAGACTTTCGCGGAAGTTTTAGGAAAACCTAAGGCATAG
- a CDS encoding zinc ribbon domain-containing protein, with product MSTPGISILDGKYMVTMDLFPQQSKEFNQIHEFYEFLKEGRFTTTKCKDCGSEPFPPRVMCPDCYSTNMEWIDWPTVGTVIDVTEEAVGVPLGFGKPPLVHALVDLDGKKTFFVRIINCKTGELKSGDKVKLSVFDVDPVPQEVGREVVQIPRVFYAFEPVK from the coding sequence CCTGGAATTTCCATTTTGGATGGAAAATACATGGTCACCATGGACCTGTTCCCTCAACAGTCCAAGGAATTCAACCAGATCCATGAATTTTACGAGTTTCTCAAAGAAGGCCGATTTACTACCACAAAATGCAAGGACTGCGGATCGGAGCCTTTCCCTCCGAGGGTCATGTGCCCGGACTGTTACAGCACAAATATGGAGTGGATAGACTGGCCCACAGTCGGGACAGTTATTGATGTAACAGAAGAAGCGGTAGGTGTCCCCTTGGGCTTCGGTAAACCTCCGTTGGTGCATGCTTTGGTCGATCTGGACGGCAAGAAGACTTTTTTTGTCCGGATCATCAATTGCAAGACCGGTGAATTGAAATCGGGCGACAAGGTCAAGTTATCCGTGTTTGATGTGGATCCGGTTCCCCAAGAAGTTGGCAGGGAAGTAGTTCAAATTCCTAGGGTGTTTTACGCTTTCGAGCCAGTTAAATAA